The Gimesia sp. genome segment CGGTGCGAAACAGGCTTTGCTGACGAAGGTTGTGTATCAGTTGTGTAAGGATCATGGTTCGTCCCTGAAAAGTGTAATTAATCGGATATACCTGTTCGAATTTTAAACAAAAACGGAAAAGGAGCATAGTGTGAAGCGGGTTTCCTTCAGTAAGATTAAAGAGTCCAATAATTATTGAAATGTCTTTTTAATCCGGGACCCTTTATGAATTTCCCTGGCAAAACGTTTCTGATCTGCACAGTACTGAGTCTCTCGCTGTTAGCGGATCTTCACACACCTCTCCATGCCGGTTCACCAGAGATCTCCGTACAAATTGAGCGATTGGAAAACACCTGGTTGTATGAAGTCGCGGATGGTGACTATCAGATTCTGGTGGAAGGAGAACCTCTGAAACGCATTACCGGTGCAGAGCTGCCTGCTTTACGCGATCTGGAGATCAAGTTACAGAAACAGAAGCAGAATGATCCTCGGGTAGCGCAACAGCTCAATGCGCTGTTGATTGCCATGGGACGCATTGCGGACGAACCGACTTTGATCTACCTGCATGAACTTTTCGAATCCTATCCCGAGCGACGAAATGATGTGGCTGAGGCGATCAGCTGGTATTCACAGGAGAATCAGCGACGGGACGCCGACTGGCGGATTCTGGTACGGTCGTTGAATATCGTCGAAGGAAAACAGGCCCGGGCTGTGATGCAGGCATTGACCCGTTTTCACAGGCGATCCAACAAAGCACAATGGATTCGGCAGGTGATTCTGGTCGGGCTGCAGCAGAATCCTGAGGGGCAGGCGATTGCAGTGAAACTGCTGGAGCACTGGACTGGACAACATCCCGAACAGTCGGGAGAAGCTGCTTCTTCTCCGCTCGTGGCCTGGCAGAAATGGTTTGCTCTAAAATATCCGGACGAACTTCCCGCAGAACTTCCTGTGGAATCAGAGGACAGCCGCTGGAAATATGCCGGCCTGTTGAAAGAATTGAAGAACGAGTCGACAAAACCGGTCAATCTGCAGCTGGGGGCAGAGGCTTTTGTCAAAGCGACCTGCGTCAAATGTCATCTCTTTGGAAAATCAGGCGAGAAAATTGGACCTGATCTGACTCATGTCAGCAGGCGTTTCCAGCAGAAGGAAATCCTGCAGGCAACCATCTTTCCTTCCCATTTCGTTTCCGAAGAATATCCCACGTTTACCATCATTACCAGTGCCGGTAAGTCTCATACCGGCATGATGGGCGCAGCGGGACCCGATGAGATTATGTTGCTGACCAGCGAAGGCAAACGACAGCTCATTAAAAAGAAGGACGTGGATGAGATCATCCCCGTCAAGAAATCGTCAATGCCGGATGGACTGCTGAATCTACTGACGAAAGCCGAGGCCGTTCAGCTAATTCGCTATCTGTCCCGACTGCCTGAAGGTGCATCAGAAGCATATCGACATACAACGCGATAGGCGTGCTGTTACATGACGGGCGCAAACAGGCGATAGATATTCTGTTTTAAAATTACCAGTCTGCTTCGTTGGTCCCACTCAGCCTCAGTGATTCTGATGGCATCCAGCAGGTCCTGCTCACAGGTTTCTCTCAGTCGCTGGGCAAACTTGCGGTCATAGATTGCCAGTCCGACTTCGAAATTGAGAATCAGGCTGCGGGAATCAAAATTGGCGGTCCCCACGAGGGACCAGCAGCCATCGATCGTGAGCGTTTTCGAGTGCAGGATTCCCTTGTTGTACTCGTAGATTTCCACGCCGGCATCGAGCAGGGAATCGTAATAGGAACGGCCGGCATGTACGGTCGAGGGATTTGCTGACTTGCCTGAAACCAGCAGCCTGACATGAACTCCCCGTCGCGCTGCTGATTCCAGCGCGGTTGTTAAAGATTCTGGCGGGACGAAATAAGACGTCGTCAGTAACAGACTCTCGCGGGCTTCGTTGATAGCGGCAAACATCAGAGTCAGGAAAACATCTGCATTTTTTTCCGGCCCGGAACAGAGCGTCTGTGCTGTGACGTTCCCATCGGTTTCCGGATGAGGAAAATACTGCGAATGAGTCAATGCTTCTCCGGTGGCGAAGAACCAGTCTTCTGCAAACACCTGTTGCAGTTGCAGTGTTTCGGGACCTTCAATTTTGAGATGGGTATCGCGCCAGAAGCCAAGATTCTGATGCAGCCCCAGATATTCATCTCCGATGTTCATACCACCGGTGAATGCTACGTTCCCGTCGACAATCACAATTTTGCGATGGTTACGAAGATTGATCGACCAGCGTTCGCGAATTGAAGCACCGGGCAAGAAGGGCGCGACCTGAATTCCTGCGGCAATCATCGGCTTGAAAAAGTGGTTCCTGAGATTCATTGACCCGAAACCATCATAGAGAAATCGAACTTCAACGCCTGCTTTTGCTTTTTCGATCAGAAGATCGCGCAGCATCGTACCTGATTGATCGGGTTGCCAGATATAGTATTCCAGGTGCAGGGAATGTTGGGCGTTCAGAATCGCCTGTTTGATCAGGCCCAGAGTGCGGTTCGTATCTGTCAACAGTTCGATACTGTTGCCATAAGTGGGCACGGTATGGGCGATGTTCTGTGCAAGCCGCATCAGATTTTGATTCAGGACCAGGTACTCATCGTTGGATAGCAATTGGTTTTGAATTATCTGAGGGAGTTTGGGAGCCAGCGACTGATTGGCCCGCTCTTTGGATCTGGAACGCCGTTGAACGCGGTTGATTCCGAAGAAGAGATAAATGATACCACCCAGACCGGGGAGCAGCAGAATACTGAGAATCCAGGAAACAGTGGAGACGGGGTGTCGTTTCTTCTGCAGCAGGATGTGGGGAATCAGCGCCAGCGTAATCAGGTAACCGGTAAGTGAGATTGTGGCTGTAATCCAGTCCATCGAAGAGTCTCTCGAGCGCCAGGAAGCATAATACATGCAGGAAGATCAATTTGATTCAGGATTATGCAGTAATCCACTGGTTTCTCCTACCTTGTTTTTCTGTATGGCTTGAAAATTATGAGAATTTCGGGAACTCGGCGGGAATTCCGTTCGTCAAACCAACGCGAAATATTATGATTCCCGTCTGAAGCACTTCAAAATTAAACACATCTTGATACAGGTCCTGCAATGTTAAAGTTATCCATAAAAAAACACCTTCTCTGGTCATGCATGCTGGTTAGCCTGACCTCGCTGGGAGTTTATCTCTTTGCGGCAGAAAAAAGTTCGCCCGAAGCCCGTTCGCTGGCAGATTCCTATCAGAAACAGGGAAACTACCGGGATGCCTGGGAGCTGTACCAGAAGCTGGCAACCCGACAGGACAGTTCAGCAACAGAAGTGGTGCATGATCTGCAGGCAGGCATCCAGTGTCTGCAGCGATTGAATCGCGTCAGTGAAATCGATGCGTTTCGAGATGCGATTCTCAAAGTACACAGCGACGAACCGCTGGTTCTCTCCAGTCTTGCAGAAACACTGATTCAGGGACCTTATTTTGGATATATCATCGATGGTGAGTTCATCCGCGGTCACCAGCGGGGCGGCAATCGATATGTGAATACACGGGAACAGGACCGACTCCGGGCCTTGCAGTTAATGAGTCAGGCGGTGGAGGAATTGAATTCATCCAATGATCCAGCGCTCGCAGCCCAGATTTATGCCGACTATGCCAGATACCTGATGTCAGGCCGTCAGGGGCGCGCTGCCTGGAAGCTTCAGATTTTGACTGATCTAGAGGCAACCCCAGACTACCAGAGCGTCGGGGCCGAACCTGGCAACTGGTTTCGTGGTGAACCCAGCGGAGGGCCGGAAGGGGCGCCCGTGGATGCGAATGGCAAGCCCGTTTACTATCGAGTGCCCGAGTCCTGGGAGGGAGCGGCTAATGATGGAGAACGCTGGCGCTGGATGCTGGCGGAATCAGTCAAACAGGAGCCCGGGCGGGAAGGGCGTGTGCTTCTGGGAGTCGCGAATTTTACCCGCAGTCAGTTTGGTGTTCAGACCCTGCAGCAATACTTCCCCCTGCTGTACCGGCCTCGCGCAAGGGACGATGCCAAAGAAGAAGAGCAGGTTAATCCGTATTCTCTGGAGAGTCTGAAAGAATCCGAAACCCTCGCACGTCTGGCAACGGGGATTCAGCGCTTCGAGTTGCCAGCCGATCAGAATTATATTCTGCTGTATCAGAAGGTGATCTCACTGGGTAAAAGCAACCAGGCGGAAAACGCACTGGCTCAATTGACGAGTGTCTTCGAAAACCGGAGACAGTATCCAGAAGCTGCTAAATACCTGCAGCAGAATATTCAAGAGTATGGTGATCCCGGGCAGAATAAACAGAAGCACCTGAAGCAGATTGTTGGCAACTGGGGAGAATTCGCACCCACCCAGACACAGGCGGCAGGTCAGGGGGCTAAGGTCGATTATCGTTTCCGGAACGGTACGCAGGTCCATTTTGAGGCGTATGAGATTAACGTTGCTGCATTGTTGAAAGATGTCAAAGACTATCTCAAGTCACATCCGGACCGCCTGGACTGGAATAAAATCAATATTTCTAACCTGGGATATCGTCTGGTTCAGGAACAGCAGAAAAAATATCAGGGAGCACTGGTTTCTCGCTGGGATATGAAACTGGAACCGCTGGCAGGACACCGGGACCGTCGTGTGACTGTCGCCACACCGCTGCAGAATGCCGGAGCATATCTGCTGATCGCGAAAATGGAAGACGGAAATACCAGTCGGATTGTTGTCTGGCTGGACGATACCGTCATCGTGCACAAGCGGATGGCTGACCGAACCTTCTATTATGTGGCTGATGCCCGCAGTGGCCAACCGGTGCCGAATGCGAATCTGGAGTTTTTTGGATATCAGAACAAATACGTCGCCCGTAATCAGCGACAGACTCTGACAGCCAGTTTTGCAGAGCAGACCGATGAAAACGGTCAGGCATTTCCTGAAGAGAATCTGCTGAAACGCGAGTTTCAATGGATTGCCATCGCTCGTACAAAGTCAGGTCGATTTGCTTACCAGGGGTTCGATCGCTTCTGGTACCAGCGGTCCCCCCAGGAAGAGTATCAGGTCAACAAGATTTATGGGATCACCGATCGTCCCGTCTACCGTCCCGGCCAGAAGGTTGATTATAAATTCTGGGTCCGGAACGTGGGTTATGATCTTTCAAAATCTGAAGAAGCCCTGTTTGATCAACGTGAGGTTACTTTAAAGCTGATCGGGCGAGATCAGAAACAGATCTTTGAAAAAACGCTGACGACCGACGAATACGGCGGTGCAAACGGGGAGTGGGAGATTCCCCAAGATGCTGCTCTGGGTTTCTACAGTTTTGTGGTCGAAGTTAAATATGATTTTCCACCGGGGAAAAACCGAAATCGCAGATTTGCTTCATCGTTCTCGTTCCGCGTTGAGGAATATAAGAAGCCGGAATATGAAGTCTCGGTCGAGGCACCTGATGAACCCGTGGCACTGGGAGATACTATTAAAGCCAAAATTAAGGCAAAGTACTATTTTGGCAGTCCAGTGATCAACGCGGAAGTCAAATACAAAGTAACGCGAACCTCTTATGAGCAGCACTGGTATCCCTATGATCCCTGGGACTGGTTGTACGGATCCGGTTATTGGTGGTTTACCGGTGATCATCCCTGGTATCCCGGATGGGGCCGCTGGGGATGTATTGCCCCCGGTCCGTGGTGGATCCATCGTCGCTCTGCACCACCAGAAGTTGTCATGTCGAATACGGTTCCAATTGGCAGCAATGGTGAGGTTGAAATCGCGATCGATACAGCGCTAGCGAAAGCGATTCACGGCGATGAAGACCATCGATATGAAATTACCGCTGAAGTCGTTGACGAGTCTCGGCGTACAATCGTGGGAAAAGGATCGGTACTGGTAGCCCGTGAACCCTTCAAAGTGTTTGCCTGGATGAATCGGGGTTATTACCGGGTTGGCGATTCGATGACGGCCAGCTTCAAGGCACAGACACTCGATCAGAAACCGGTCCAGGGAACCGGGAAGATCGTGTTATACCGCATTACCTACAATCAACAGGGGGAGCCACAGGAAACGGCGGTCCAGGAATGGGATGTAAATTCCCAGGAGGACGGCACAATCACTCAAAAACTGTCCGCGACTCAGGCCGGACAATATCGAGTTGCCTGTGTTGTGACTGACAGGCAGGGCAAACAGATAGAAGGGGGTTCCCTGTTCACGATCCGAGGTGAAGGATTTGACGGCAAGGAGTATCGCTTCAATGACCTGGAAATAATTGTCGAAAAGAAAAATTACCAGCCGGGGGAAAAAGTTCGTCTGTTGATCAATACGAATCAGCCGGGTAGCACCGTTCTTTTGTTCTTGCGTCCTGTGAATGGAATCTATCAGAAACCTCAGGTGCTCAAACTTGCTGGAAAAAGCACCACTTATGAGCTGGACCTGACGCGCAAGGATCTGCCAAACCTGTTTGTGGAAGCTGTGACAATTCACCAGGGGCAGGTATTTACCGAAGCACGTGAAATTGCTGTTCCACCAGAAAAACGGGTGGTCAATCTGGAAGTCGAATCTTCTGAAACCGAATATAAGCCCGGTCAGGACGCGACCGTGAAGCTGAAAGTGACCGATGCAGAAGGAAATCCGGTTGAAGGTTCCCTGGTGGTCAGTGTCTACGACAAGAGTGTGGAGTACATCAGCGGCGGTTCGAATGTGAGTGACATCAAATCGTTCTTCTGGAAATGGAAACGCTCACATCACCCTTTGACCTATAGTAGCCTCAGTCGGAGTTTTCATAACCTGCTCAAGCAAGGTGAAGTCGGCATGCAGGTGCTGGGGACTTTTGGAAATCTGATGCCTGCGAATGCTGATAAATCGGATCAATTCGGGGTCATGGAAGGCCCGGGGCCGGGTGTCTTACCAGCTATGAAGTCTGGCAGAGCAACTCCCATGGCGGGAGTCCCCCTCAGCCTGGCCCCTGCCGAAGAAAAGGCAAGTGAGTTACAGGCAGATGCTTCTGTGGCTTCGGCAGGATCTTCAGCTGTAGTCGAACCAGCCGTTCGTCAGAATTTCGCAGATACCGCCTTCTGGAATGGCGCGATCAATACGGACCAGAATGGTTTAGCTGAGGTCTCCTTTAAGATGCCCGAGAATCTGACCAGCTGGAAGATTCGCAGCTGGTCAATGGGCGCAGGGACCATGGTAGGTGAAGGTCAGCGAGAAGTTGTTACTCGTAAAAATCTGATTATTCGGCTCCAGGCTCCCCGGTTCTTTACAGAGACTGATGAAGTCGTGCTGAGTGCGAACGTGCATAACTATCTGAAGACCTCCAAGGATGTGAAAGTGGTGCTCGAACTGGACGGCGATGCGCTGGAACCGCTGGATGAACTGACTCAGACGGTGACGATTGATGCCAATGGCGAGAAACGGATTGACTGGCGGGTTAAAGCCTCACGGGCCGGTTTTGCTGTGATTCGCATGAAAGCACTGACCGATGAGGAATCCGATGCGATGCAGATGACCTTCCCGGTCAAAGTACACGGAATTTTAAAAACAGAATCCTTTACCGGCAGTATTCGTCCTGGCGATACATCGGCCCAGATCAGTTTTCAGATTCCCGGTCAGCGGACGACTGAACTCAGTCGCCTGGAACTGCGTTATTCTCCCTCACTGGCAGGAGCGATGGTCGATGCACTGCCTTATCTGATTTACAACCCCCATAAAACTACAGACTGTACCCTATATCGTTTTCTGCCAACCGTGATGACCCAGAACATTCTGAAACGAATGGGGCTGGATCTACAGGAGATCGAGCGGAAACGGACCAATCTGAATGCCCAGGAAATTGGCGATGATCAGAAACGGGCTGAACAGTGGAAACGCTATGGTCAGAATCCGATCTTCAATCAGGCTGAGGTGGATTTGATCGTGAAGCAGGGCGTCGCAGATTTGACCAGTATGCAGCTGTCTGACGGCGGCTGGGGCTGGCTCTCTGGCTGGCAGGAACGGTCGTCTCCCTTCTTCACCGCCCGGGTCGTACAGGGGCTGGCCCTGGCGCAGCAGAGCGATGTTGCACTGGTACCCGGCACTTTGGAACGCGGAGTCGAGTGGTTGAAAAACTACCAGCAGCAGGAAGTGCGGAAACTTCTGAATGCACCAGCTAAAACGAAACCCTACAAAGAATATGCATCCAACCTGGATGCCTATGTGTTCCTGGTTCTGGTCAATCAGGGCGTCACCAATGAGCAGATGTATGATTTCCTGTATCGGGATCGCACTAAATTATCGGTCTATGCCTTGGGTATGCTGGGACTGGCGTCTCATCAGCTGGAACGTCAGGATAGGCTGGCGATGCTGATGGATAACATGGACCAGTACCTGGTACGGGATCCTGAAAATCAGACCGCTTATCTTAATCTGCCAGAAAACAACTGGTGGTGGCACTGGTACGGTAATGAAGTGGAAGCAAATGCCTACTATCTGAAGCTGTTGTCGAAAGTAGATCCGCAGAACCCCAAAGCGGTACAGCTGGTCAAGTATCTGCTTAACAACCGCAAGCACGCCACCTACTGGAGTTCTGTGTCGGACACTGCGATCGCAGTCGAAGCTCTGGCTGAGTACTGGACAGCCAGTGGAGAAGATCAACCCGATCTGACTCTCGAAGTCTACCTGGACGGTGAGAAACAGAAAGAAGTGAAAATTACTGCCGCCGATCTGTTTACCTATGACAACAAGTTTGTTCTGGAAGGTGACGCGTTGACTGCGGGGGCCCATCGTCTCGAGATTCGGAAGCAGGGGCGAGGGCCGGTATACTACAATGCATATGTGACGTACTTCACGAAGGAAGACTTCATCACAGCCACGGGGCTGGAAGTCAAAGTGGAGCGCAAGTATTACCAGCTGATTCCCAAAGAGGCAGATATTAAAACGTCCGGCTCGGAAGGTCAGGTCGTCGATCAGCGTGTGGAGAAATACCAGCGTCAGGAAATCACACGTGAGACTGCCCTCAAGAGTGGTGACCTGGTTGAAGTGGAATTGATCTTCGACAGCAAAAATGACTATGAATATCTGGTATTCGAAGATTTCCGCGCCGCTGGTCTGGAACCGGTCGAACTCCGCAGTGGATACTCCTACAACGGACTGAGGAACTATCAGGAATTTCGGGATGACCGCGTGGTCTTTTACATCCGGCAACTGCCCCGCGGAAAACATGGTCTGAATTACCGCTTGCGAGCCGAAATACCCGGGAAGTTCAGTGGCTTACCGACTACGGGTGAGGGCATGTATGCTCCCGAGCTCAAAGCCAATTCCGACGAAATGAAACTGCAAATCATCGATAAATAATCCAGATCAGATCGGCTCCCAGAAGGTACCATTCCATCTGCTGAGCCGATTCTGTTTTGCATCGAATAGATAGAGCGTGCGTTGCGGGAAGATTTGCTGCACGCGGGCAGGGGGATACTGATCGGGAAGATAACGACCGGTCAGGATCTCCTGTTGCTTGAGGTCGGGTGGGTTGATGACATAGTCGATGTGTCGGTCATGCGGATCGTGGGCGATGAGCATCAACGCGGGACGTATGATTTGCGGGTGATGATCCAGCATCTGCTGAAACTGGAAATGTTTGAGGCGTGAGAAGGCAACATTACTCACGATGATTTCCAGCTTGGAGACTCCCCAGAGTGGGGGCAGGACCGTCAGGTTAGTCAGGAAGGCGGCCAGCATCATGGCCAGCCAGAGAACGCTCATCAGGGGGCGGTCGATTTTTTCCCAGATCCGAAACAGCGTCTGCGTGGCGCGGGCAAAAATCAGCGCCCAGAGCGGGCCGGTTTCGAATACGTAATGCCAGTGCATGATGCCATCATACCAGTAGGGGATGTGGACAATGTGCAGTGATATGATGGAGGCGAATACCAGCCACCAGCGGGACCACTGTTTCCATTCGGTCAGTACAAAAACCAGCGCAGCGAGGGAGAGAGGGATAATTCCCAGCGTCCACTGCAGGCTGGCCAGGAATCGGTTCTGTACATTCTGGACAGCCAGAGCCGGCGTCAGGTTTTCGGCCCACTTGTCGTAATTATCCAGGACCTTGGGCCCCAGTTTCTGTTCTCCCCGGATGACATTATTGAATCCATACACGTGCCGAGGGGTGTAGATATCGGTATAGAGCTGATAGGGCATCTTCCAGCCGCTACTGGTGATTGACTGATTATACAGAAACAGACAGATTAACCCGCAAGCCAGGGGCAGCGCCAGTCCCGCCACAGGCAACCAGATTTGCCGAGACGAGCTTTCTGATTCTGTTTTCTTACATCTTTGAAGGTACCAGCGAACCAGTTGAACTGCCTGCCAGATTCCAAACGGCAGGGCAAAACCAGCCGCTGTCATGGGGCGGCAGAGCATCGCGAAACTGAGCCCGACCCCTGCCAGCAATGCGTCTCCCAACGAACTGGTTCGCTGCATGCGCAGGTAAGCCCAGAGAAACAGAGACAGTCCGACCAGCGTCGGATGATGGGCCAGAAGCAGGTTACTGAAGATCGCCATGCCCGGGGAGAACGCGATGATCAGGCTACCCAGTAAGCCGACGCCATTCCCTCCGAGTTCTCGTCCCGCCCAGAAGAAAAAGAACGTGGTAACCGCACCCGCGAGCCAGTACCCCCAATAAGGATGTCCCCAGGCAAGGAACGGGGCCAGCCAGAGTCCCGTACCTGGGAAATAGCGGCTGGCCATGTTCCCTTCGTTGAGGACATGAACCTGGTCGAACAGTTCCGGTGCCTCCGGATGACTGGGAAATGAAGTCCGTCCCGCCAGTAAGGTTTCGGCCTGAAAAAGGTAGCTATATTCATCGTGATACGCCGGGGGAAGGTCGCCGAGAGTGAGTTCTCGTTCGGCATTCACGATATGGTCCGCGGTCCAGCCGCTAATAAAAAGTGAAGTCAAAGCCAGGAGCAGACTGATCGAAATGGCGAACCAGTCCCATTGTTTGTCGCTGCGCTTTTTATCGACCCATGACTGGGAGAGCCGGGGACGCAGGACCCGGGAGAAGAATCCCCAGTGGAGGGGGAGTGGCAGCCACCAGCAGAGAGGGCTAAACAGCAGCAGTATGAAATAAGGAGTCGTGTCGACATTCACGTACAGAAAGAAGCGGGAGAGCCAGGGGAGTTGCAGATTCTCTGATTCAACCCGGTTCCATTCGTAGGGGGCAAGTAAGGAGAATAATGCGACCAGGAAGAACAGATGGATCAGCGGGATCCAGCGGGAGGGGGAGGCAGACGTTGTATCCGCTCCCGAGCCGGGCTGGGAGGAAGGTTGCTGTTTCGAATTCATGAATCGTATTGATTTCTGCGGATTGGAACCTGCTGCGAGTTCAAAGGAAAATCATAGACTTCTATTCCTTAAAGAGAGTATAGCTGTGCCGATTGGAAAAAAGAAAGGCGTGATCTCCGAGTAGACCACGCCTTTTTCAGGGAACAGAGACAGATCTCAGTTTTTCTTTTTAGCGGCCTTCTTTTTCTCGATCTGAGCGAGGATTTCTCCCAGAATCGATTTCTGTGAGGTTGAGAGAACTTCCGCACACTCGGCATCTTTTTTCGCATCGATTTCAGCGAGTTGTTTTTTAAGACTATCGATCTGGGCTTTATAGTCTTTCTGTATTTTATAAATCTTCTCGCGCTGGTCGTCCGTGAGATTCAGCTTTCCATAGTGATTGGGTAAGCGGACTTTCCGTTTGGCAGGAGCCTTTGTGCCTTCCGTTTTTTTAGCGGCGGGCTTTGCAGTCTCGCCCTCCTTTTGCTGAGCCGGAATAGAGTCGGCCGTACAGATGGTGAATGCGATCACTGTGGACAAAAAGGCAATCATTTTCAAAGCATGCTGTTTCAACATGACTTTCCCCCTCGTTAAACAACAGGAAATTGTAAACCGCCCCCATGGGGGCCACGTGTATATTATTGTGTACACGTGAATTTTTGTGTTCAACTGCAATTACCAGGATAATTCGAAAAAACTGACAATCAGTTCAGTTGCTCGCGGATGCGGTAGAGTTCTTCCAGAGCCGCCAAAGGGGTCATTTCATCTACATTCAGATCTCTGATTTCATCCAGTACCGGATGGGGGGCATTTCCAAACAGAGAGAGTTGTTGATGCACCGATTTCTTCTGTTTGCGGGGCGGGATTGTAGTCTGGCCACTGTCATCGAAGTGGTCTTTTTCCAGGGTTGCCAGAATCTGGTTGGCCCGTTGAATGACCTGATCGGGGATCCCTGCCAGTCGGGCGACATGGATGCCGTAGCTCTTGTTGGCCGATCCTTCGATAATTTTATGCAAAAAGACGATTTCACCATCCTGTTCATGAACGGCCACATTCCAGTTACTGGCCTGCTTAAGTGTCTGTGTCAGCTCGGTCAGTTCGTGATAGTGGGTTGCGAACAGAGTTCTCGCTTTGAGTTGGTCGTGTAAAAATTCGGTCATGGACCAGGCCAGGGAAATCCCATCGTAGGTACTCGTCCCCCGCCCGATCTCATCCAGGATGACCAGGCTTCGGTCGCTTGCGGAATTCAAGATGCGCGCGGCTTCTGTCATTTCGACCATGAATGTACTCTGGCCCTTACTCAACTCATCACTAGCACCAACGCGAGCGAATATGCGATCAGCAATCCCGATGCGTGCTTCACTGGCGGGGATGAACGAGCCGATTTGTGACATGAGAGTCAACAGGGCTGCCTGACGGATATAGGTACTCTTACCTGCCATGTTCGGTCCGGTGATAATCTGGACCCGGCCGTAAGGTTCACCCAGCAGGACGTCGTTTGGGACGAATTCGCCCGAAGGCTGCAGGCGATCCAGCACGGGGTGCCGACTCTCGCGAATATCGAGTACCGGGTCAGTGGTCATTTCGGGACGCGTGTAACCGGCGTGTGTTGCCAGGTGCGCGAGACCGAACAGGACGTCGATCTGGGCCAGTACTTCCGCTGTTCGCTGGGTACGAGTGGCTTCTTTCGCAACCTTTTCCCTAAGCGTGTCGAACATGGTCTGTTCGAGTTCAATCGCCCGTTCTTCTGCTTTGAGTACTTTTTCTTCGTACTCCTTGAGTTCAGGAGTGATATAGCGTTCCTGATTTTTCAGTGTCTGTTTGCGGATGTAGTGTTCGGGGACTTTGTCCGCGTGGGCCGCTGAGACTTCCAGGTAATAGCCGAAGACTTTGTTATAGCCGACTTTGAGATGGGGAATGCCGACCCGCTCCGATTCTTCATTCCGATAACTGGCGATCCATTCCTTGCCCCCTTTAGAGAGCGAACGCAGTTCGTCCAACTCATCGCTGAAGCCTGAGCGGATGACACCCCCTTCATTGAGTGTCAGAGGTGGATCTTCGACGATCATGGTTTCAATCTCATTGCGGACTTCTGCACAGAGATCGATTCCCGCTTCGAGGGACTGCAGCAGTTCTGCTTTGCGTCCGGAAAGCTTCGCCTTGAGTTTCGGTAATAATGCCAGGGTTTGTGCCAGGAAGCTGAGGTCCCGGGCACTCGCACGCCCCGTAGCAATTCGGGCAGTCAGACGTTGCAGATCATAAGTTTTCGAGAGTTGTTCCCGTACATCGTTGCAGAGCACCGGATTTTGTGAGATTTCTTCGACAGAATCGTGGCGTTTCTGGATTTCATCCAGACTGGTGAGG includes the following:
- a CDS encoding MG2 domain-containing protein; the protein is MLVSLTSLGVYLFAAEKSSPEARSLADSYQKQGNYRDAWELYQKLATRQDSSATEVVHDLQAGIQCLQRLNRVSEIDAFRDAILKVHSDEPLVLSSLAETLIQGPYFGYIIDGEFIRGHQRGGNRYVNTREQDRLRALQLMSQAVEELNSSNDPALAAQIYADYARYLMSGRQGRAAWKLQILTDLEATPDYQSVGAEPGNWFRGEPSGGPEGAPVDANGKPVYYRVPESWEGAANDGERWRWMLAESVKQEPGREGRVLLGVANFTRSQFGVQTLQQYFPLLYRPRARDDAKEEEQVNPYSLESLKESETLARLATGIQRFELPADQNYILLYQKVISLGKSNQAENALAQLTSVFENRRQYPEAAKYLQQNIQEYGDPGQNKQKHLKQIVGNWGEFAPTQTQAAGQGAKVDYRFRNGTQVHFEAYEINVAALLKDVKDYLKSHPDRLDWNKINISNLGYRLVQEQQKKYQGALVSRWDMKLEPLAGHRDRRVTVATPLQNAGAYLLIAKMEDGNTSRIVVWLDDTVIVHKRMADRTFYYVADARSGQPVPNANLEFFGYQNKYVARNQRQTLTASFAEQTDENGQAFPEENLLKREFQWIAIARTKSGRFAYQGFDRFWYQRSPQEEYQVNKIYGITDRPVYRPGQKVDYKFWVRNVGYDLSKSEEALFDQREVTLKLIGRDQKQIFEKTLTTDEYGGANGEWEIPQDAALGFYSFVVEVKYDFPPGKNRNRRFASSFSFRVEEYKKPEYEVSVEAPDEPVALGDTIKAKIKAKYYFGSPVINAEVKYKVTRTSYEQHWYPYDPWDWLYGSGYWWFTGDHPWYPGWGRWGCIAPGPWWIHRRSAPPEVVMSNTVPIGSNGEVEIAIDTALAKAIHGDEDHRYEITAEVVDESRRTIVGKGSVLVAREPFKVFAWMNRGYYRVGDSMTASFKAQTLDQKPVQGTGKIVLYRITYNQQGEPQETAVQEWDVNSQEDGTITQKLSATQAGQYRVACVVTDRQGKQIEGGSLFTIRGEGFDGKEYRFNDLEIIVEKKNYQPGEKVRLLINTNQPGSTVLLFLRPVNGIYQKPQVLKLAGKSTTYELDLTRKDLPNLFVEAVTIHQGQVFTEAREIAVPPEKRVVNLEVESSETEYKPGQDATVKLKVTDAEGNPVEGSLVVSVYDKSVEYISGGSNVSDIKSFFWKWKRSHHPLTYSSLSRSFHNLLKQGEVGMQVLGTFGNLMPANADKSDQFGVMEGPGPGVLPAMKSGRATPMAGVPLSLAPAEEKASELQADASVASAGSSAVVEPAVRQNFADTAFWNGAINTDQNGLAEVSFKMPENLTSWKIRSWSMGAGTMVGEGQREVVTRKNLIIRLQAPRFFTETDEVVLSANVHNYLKTSKDVKVVLELDGDALEPLDELTQTVTIDANGEKRIDWRVKASRAGFAVIRMKALTDEESDAMQMTFPVKVHGILKTESFTGSIRPGDTSAQISFQIPGQRTTELSRLELRYSPSLAGAMVDALPYLIYNPHKTTDCTLYRFLPTVMTQNILKRMGLDLQEIERKRTNLNAQEIGDDQKRAEQWKRYGQNPIFNQAEVDLIVKQGVADLTSMQLSDGGWGWLSGWQERSSPFFTARVVQGLALAQQSDVALVPGTLERGVEWLKNYQQQEVRKLLNAPAKTKPYKEYASNLDAYVFLVLVNQGVTNEQMYDFLYRDRTKLSVYALGMLGLASHQLERQDRLAMLMDNMDQYLVRDPENQTAYLNLPENNWWWHWYGNEVEANAYYLKLLSKVDPQNPKAVQLVKYLLNNRKHATYWSSVSDTAIAVEALAEYWTASGEDQPDLTLEVYLDGEKQKEVKITAADLFTYDNKFVLEGDALTAGAHRLEIRKQGRGPVYYNAYVTYFTKEDFITATGLEVKVERKYYQLIPKEADIKTSGSEGQVVDQRVEKYQRQEITRETALKSGDLVEVELIFDSKNDYEYLVFEDFRAAGLEPVELRSGYSYNGLRNYQEFRDDRVVFYIRQLPRGKHGLNYRLRAEIPGKFSGLPTTGEGMYAPELKANSDEMKLQIIDK